The DNA window GGGCATGTGCAGGTGTAGTCATTCTCCatatcctggggggggggggaggaaaaagCATATCCCTTACAATACATGCAGgccacaaacaaaaaaaatatttttgatttgaTTATGTTAGCCATTCAACTGAAATATTTACACGTACATTACAACTGCCTCCATTCTTGCAGGGGTTGCTGTCACACTCATTGATTTCTATGTCACAGTTCTTGCCACTGAAGCCTGGCCTGCAGGTGCAGGTGTAACTGCCTTGGCCGGTATTAGTGCAGGTAGCGTCATTCCTGCAGGGCTTGTGGTTTGTGCAGAAGTTCAGGTCCTGGTTGCAGAAGAGGCCCCCCCAGCCTTCTTTGCAGTTGCACTGCCACGGCCGGCCGCAGGTGCCATGCAGGCAGCCTGGATAGGGCAGACACTCGTCGCACAATGAGCCATTCCAGCCCAAACGGCACTTGCACTCACCCGGGGAATCACAGTAACCATGCTTGTCACTGCAGCCAGAGGAGCAGATGGCTATTGTCAGAGAACGGGAAAtaaagagagagggggaaatTAGGCTGGTGGCCTCCTCTCACTGCGCCCCCAACCCCCCTTTCTGAACCTCAAACACATAAAGTATTTGTTAAGTACTAAAGTAAGCAGCTGGTACGCTCACAAACGGAACACATGCTGGCTCTTTTCACGCAAGGCAGCGCGCGTTAAGTTTCAGCTCGTGTCGCCGTTAAATCATGCTCAGGCCCATTGTTATAGGGAACAAAAGAGTGCCGACAAACTCCACATTTACCAGAAGCTTTCTTCAGAAATGCCCCCAGCAACCGATCACGCTAATCACTGAAGCACTTCATGCTACGCATGTGTTTGTACAATGTTTAAttcatgcattttatttaagCATAAACCAAGAATTGGCTATTTTACGTTAATGCAACTCTATACATCTAGCTTAATATAAGCGAATCAAGTAAAGAATtaagaaattaataataataataataataataataataataataataaacataaacaacaacaacaacaacaacaactttTAAGTACCACTTACGTTTTGAGCAATATTCGCCTTTCCAGCCTACCAAACAAATTCGATTTCCAGCCTCGTCACATGTATAGTGTCCAAACGTGTCGTTACGCGGCCGGCAGTAATCAGAGCAGCTGTTGCCGTAGTAATGCTCATCGCAGACGACACGGTATGAATAACGCAGGTCGCTTTGGTCCTCACTACTCACGTCCTGAGACCAGTCCTGGGCAATATCATGTCTCCTGCGAGTCGCCAAGCGACTTATCAAATTATTCTGGTTATCTGTGGAGAAACGCGAGAAACGTTACACTTCATCCAATACGCACGGTATTTCCTTGATACATATTTCAATCTGCGGATAATCTTAATAAAATATAACACCCCTTGTTATTTATCATAAGATTTCGTTTCCCATGGGTTAAACTAAGAAGTACACCCCCTACTGGTGAATAATGGCTAGGAATTAAACGCTTACCTGTGGACTGATCGGGGGATTCGGCTATCCACGCTTCGATGATGAGCGAAAATGTCCCCTGAAAACACCGATAAAACTCGGTAAAGCTGAGAGTTAACTTTATATTCACAAACTATGTTAAAGTTAAAGCGACAATAGAAATTGCTTatacaataataacaacaacaatactcaCCGGCCATTTAAAATGAAAGGGAACTCTGATAGGTGTGCTGGCGGAGACGGCGCCGGGATCAGCGCTTAAGGTCTCGGTTATGCCCGTCCCGTAGGTGCATGGCGGTTCGGGGGAGATCACATTTTGCGAATGCTTTAGACAAACTCGGAAAAAGATCTGACACTCTTTGGACTTTCTGCAGACATTCCGGGCGGTGTTGAACGAGTGCACTTTCAGTTCAAAAATGCCAGATGATTCCACctgcaagaaaaaaacataagtTTGGTGTAGGTTACTGTGTTTAAAACGTCTAAAACAATAATATGGTTTCGTTTATATATTAATTGCAACTCACCAGGTTTGCTGATATAAACGTCAAAAAACAAGCCAGTAGTAGACAAGccattttagttttgttttttgtccgCTATTAAAGCAGACGGAGTTCGATATCCAGTAAAGATGAAGTATCTCCACTTGTGTAAAACCGACGGAAACTTAAAGtaacatatatatgtatatataaaaaagccgaaaggaaaaaaaaccacagTCCTTTTATTGGAACAGTGTTTATCAAGAGTACaccaaatgtaaatatatatccTGCCTCTCTTCCCGTTCGTGCCACTTGGACTTTGACGTTCACTTTCGTGCGGCAGCACTAGTGCTGCCCCATTTATAGCTGACCGTGCGCCCGCCTACATCACTTACATGATGGGGGATGGGGTGCTGAGGGGGGTTGAGGCAGGAAGAGGGGggcaattgatgtatttgacaGGGATGCTTTGTGATTTCTTTCACGGTATTTGATTTCCATGATTTTCTGAAACATGCTAATATTTTCCAAACTTCATTAcgtttataataatattatctGAATTCGTCAAAAGTTTATCGAGTATATGTGGATATTTGTTTGAATAGTTCTCTTATGTTATATTACAAGGTATAAATATTCAGGGCAAAAACAGTAGTAAGTGCAGGAGTATTATAAGGagtattttgttgttttgtaatattactTGTGAAAACACACATAACTGTGTTACTGTGGTCCAAAATGTAATTCTCATTTGTTTTCAGCTGTGGCTTTGAAAattaaagaggaaaaaaagacaaCTTGGGTATTACAGAGCGAGATCCACGCTTTGCTTCTTTATATTGCAGTATTTAATGCGCCGCGTGCCGCTTTATTCTCGGAGAATGTTTTATATTTCTCAAAGGCGGCCCACGGGGGAGGGTGTTGCGCCCCCCTCCAATCCCACCTTTATTCAGTTCAGAAATTGTAATTGTCCTGACGCGTGCGAGTCGTTAAACCGACAGGCTTCGGACTGCGATCCTTTATTGTGCCATCGGGAGATCCGGAGGGGTCTTTTGTTATGTGGGGTTTTGGTTTTAGGTCTGTGAAGTCTAAGGAACGGTTGTGGGGGGTTGCACCGGGAGCTCTATATTTTGGGGTAATTACTTTTGTTGAGGCTCCATGCTTACAGCTGTATGGTAATCAACGGCACCTGGCTTTACTATGGCCCGTCCCTCTCGCACGCTTCACCACGTAATAACCACTTAAATGGGATTGTTCTTAAAATACCTCTGAAAACTTACTGTGTGTCCGTCAATCGGTAGCATATCTGAAAATTCTATAGCATTAAATTAAGGCGAATAACGAATCCAGAAAATACGAAATCAGAGTAAAAGTGAACGTAATGTCAGATACACGTCCCAAAACAAACAACCTTAAGGAGAACTACAAGAGAGAATAGGACTACTGGTATATGATAACTAGACTATATTAAATAAGTACCGTACAAAGTATATTTCTGAAATGCTGCGGTGGTATAGGCCTAGTAGGCCTATATGTTCCCCAGCTTCTTTTGTTATCCAAGACATGGCAGACGGTCAGTCCACCGAAATCTGTGCCATTGTTTTGCGTATGGGAAGGGTTGCGGGTTCTATTATAAAGCTCAATAGCGGTTCGATTGGCCTCGGGGTAGCCTGAGGTATACTCCGAGTTGTAGTCAAGCGAAGTGTATATGCCATATGCTTTTCTCAACAACAGACGCATGAATCAATAATACTAGTATTTCTGAATCCGTTTTATCTTTTGCATAAAACTAACAGCACGttataaaaaaagagaaattatgAAAAATGCATTCGGGTAAATGTCATAACTATAGGCCTACACGCAATTCTCAATTTCATCGGGAAGTGGACACAGCAATAGATAAGAGCgacaaaaaaaatgacatcCCATGACATCACTAATCCATTGCAATACAAAGTTTATACAAGAAACATTTCTTGtgataaaatgtcaaatatgtCACTCAGTTTGATAAAATATATATCAACATTTATTTTGTCATGTGAAATGTTTTCCATTGTTCCATACTTGCTTGGCAAAGATGCAGAAGTGGCATATTTCGTGACAATAACTAGTAATTTGTTTAATTACTATTGCTATCacatttgattaattaatccaGGCGTCTGGCGTGTGCCCGGGTAAAGTTTcgtctgctttttttttcccaagctAGCCACATGTCTGCGTTTCTTATGAGAATGTGTCCCTAAAGTGTATGTTTGATGGGGGCGGGGATTTTAGGGACAGACAAAAGAAGCTTTACAAACTGTTGCTCATCTTTGGCGCTTTTCTTTTATGATTCAAATGAAGGCAGCGCGTGCCTCCGCTGGCAGTGACTTCATCCCAGGCACGCTTCGTCTGAAGCGCAgcacaaaaaagagaaaagggcTATAGGTGAAACGCCATTGTCATTATTTTGTTGAACCATTATCCAGACTGGAAGCGTTCACGGCTTGAGTTTCAAGCAGCAGCGAAGATGCGGTTTTTAGCTAGAGAGAAGCAAATTAATCTTTGCTCTGAACAATGTGACTGAACAGTGTATGCATGGTAATCCTAAAGCTATTGAATGCCATTAGGACGAAGCTGGCTATTTACACTGATGGCCAAAACTGGAAACACTTCAAGTTtttagagactgcagaactttattcaactaTTGCTAcggttacttatttaatcgtccAATGTATGATTTTACAAATATTATCTATGCGTTCATGCGTCTGTTGTTGGGAAAAGCATATGGCACAATTTTGACTACTAGCGTGAGCAAAcattaataatacaaaaaacTCGTCAAAGGGAAATCAGTTTTATATTCATGATAAATCAACTTTAAATTAAAGATTTATTCTAGGTGGCATCTGTAGTTATGCAAAAGTTAGAGTTTCGTTCAAGATCACTTGCTATTTTGGAGGCTCAGGTGCACAGGCAATGGAACAAAGAAACATGTTTTGAAGAAATCAAAATGAACAAGAAATGCGCTAAAGAATGCTGAAATAATTCCGTACCAAACTGTAATGAAGGCCTGTTATCCGCTAAATGTTCAGTTAGATTCAGCAACTGACAGCCTAATAGGTAAAAAATGCTACATGAGTAAAATGCGTCATAGAGTTCCGGAGGAATAACATGCAGTATCTGACACGTGCGAACCGTCAGATATTCATGCAAAGCGGCTGTAAGGAGTGTTACTGCTGCCTGCCATTTGCATCGTCAGCGGGGTATGCAGGCACCCGGCACTTAAACTCTCCACGTGCCGAAGATCCAAATGGTGCAGCCCCCCTTTAATTCTAAGGTGCGACGTGTTGTCTGCCTCCGGTGTAATATTGTAGAGGCAaaagagttggggggggggtaaggcgGAATGCAGTTTGCTGAGGTGTTAGAGGCACAAGGCACAGGACACCAATAAACGCAAATTTGGTCCCTGGTCTGAGGCGTGAAAAGTACCACCCCAAGCTTTAAACAAAATATTCCCAGGCTCCCGTGTTATGTTTCAAGTGAAACGTAATTGCTATGCAATTTGTTCACGTGCCCACGTCGTTTGAAAAATCGCTTTTTCATTCGCACACACGTTGACAAATTGCCTTATGTGAGTTACTTTTTTAGTTTTATAGTTTATGACGGTGTGTATGCGTATTAATATCTTTAGTCGTGTTCTTAGGATCCAGTATCTTGTGTACAGCTTtccaataaaatgcatttaaattagTATAAACACTATCCGTTTCTGAGACATACCAACACTACTATTGTAACCTAAAGTGCCGAATAAGGCTTTTTAATTATCAGGCAAATTACCCCGATTGTACTCCCAAAACTTTAGTATTCTCTGTTTGAGTAGCCTAGTTGTAAAGGTGCACATGTGCCACTATCCGAGTACCGGTGTTTATTCGTTGAAGTCGATTTGACACCTCTCAATTTGCAGGCTGCATTTACGTGAATTGCCAGACCACATGCTcgacatatttacatttttcaaaCCGTCTGTCTCTGGTCCGCATTCCCGTTGACACTTTGCAACTTGTTGCATGTTAAAATCCTCGTGTGGGTTACAAGGGTCGAGAAAgtttaaccaaacaaaatattttcttcTAGAAATGTGACAAGTTAACTGGACAAGCACGGGGAAGATGTTCTCTAAAATGAGTAACCCTTGACAAATACCCTGAAAGACTAAGACATACCTTCACTGTATATTTGCTGTATTAAAATAGTTCtacatgaaatatttagcattgTCTGGCAGTATTTTCATAATACTACCAgtatacatccatcttccaaaagCTTTTCCCAGTC is part of the Paramormyrops kingsleyae isolate MSU_618 chromosome 17, PKINGS_0.4, whole genome shotgun sequence genome and encodes:
- the dlc gene encoding delta-like protein C, giving the protein MACLLLACFLTFISANLVESSGIFELKVHSFNTARNVCRKSKECQIFFRVCLKHSQNVISPEPPCTYGTGITETLSADPGAVSASTPIRVPFHFKWPGTFSLIIEAWIAESPDQSTDNQNNLISRLATRRRHDIAQDWSQDVSSEDQSDLRYSYRVVCDEHYYGNSCSDYCRPRNDTFGHYTCDEAGNRICLVGWKGEYCSKPICSSGCSDKHGYCDSPGECKCRLGWNGSLCDECLPYPGCLHGTCGRPWQCNCKEGWGGLFCNQDLNFCTNHKPCRNDATCTNTGQGSYTCTCRPGFSGKNCDIEINECDSNPCKNGGSCNDMENDYTCTCPQGFYGKNCEIIAMTCADGPCFNGGTCTENTSGGYSCRCPPGYMGFNCEKKIDRCSSNPCANGGQCLDLGHSVLCHCRPGFTGQRCETNIDDCARNPCQNAGTCVDGINDYSCMCTLGFKGKDCSVRENACSAYPCQNGGTCYTHFTGPVCKCRPGFMGSRCEFSFKPTLPPIDTLSKSFPLALAVSFSLGLITLTLVVCAAVLILRQMKKNRSSPGTSVRNDLDNINNRGPPFCREKEAFLIPGGPYKVSNKDAELSSTDGTNDQAGFRHKRLDRNLARAENHAKSKLDLKKSDSSSVLVPTKSFLKDCLYHPVYIIPEQMEQCIFATEV